From Aspergillus luchuensis IFO 4308 DNA, chromosome 2, nearly complete sequence:
ATGAAGGCGAGCTGGCCTTCCGAGTCCGCTATGGCAATGGCGAGTCAGAGGATATTCCCCTCCCGTCTCTCACGGAACACCATGCGGAGGTCCCCCAAAGACTGCTAGAGCAGTCACGATTGTCTGTGCTTAATGAAGCGCAGAAGCTCAGCATGCGCATCGCCAAAGACATGGTCAAGCTCCGTAAAGCAATGTTTTCACTGGAGACGTCCTTGCGCGAAGAATATGAAACCTCCAATCAAGCTGACCTGACACCGTTCACCGAGTCCTTTTCGACTGTACTAACCCTTGCTTCCATCTGTCTCCCGCAGATGGATGAGATTATGCGTACCTGGCGATACCCTGTCAACCCTACTCCCGATATTGTGCGCTTCCAGCAAACCTTACGTCGAAACCGACAGACCTCCTGGCGGTTCATTCAAGCTGCAGGCACCGTCGCACGAGTTCTAGGGGGTGAAGTCCAATACAGCCCCGGAGATGTGGATCGTGACATGGAACCTTTTCAACAGATACACTCGCCCCCGCTCGAACGCACCGTCGATCATAAGGAGCAGTTCGGTTACGATTTCATCAAGGCTATACTTCTCTTTGTGGAAGGTGGTCGGCAGGCTCTTCTGGCAGGGTTCAAGAAAGATGCAGCGTCCCGAGGAAACTTGTCCAGGTTTCCGATAGCCGAGACcgcggatgaagatgcgatTGAGTCCGTCTTAATTCCCTACCTGCAAAGACTGGCCGGGGATGTACCTGTTGTCAATGTGGACGCCTCACGTTTTGAACATGATGACGCTCGTATTCTCTTTCCAACGCAGCGCCACGCCGTGGCCGCCTTTGCAAATGTTGTCAAATATCCTGTTGAAAACCTCGTAGATACGGACCCCACCATGCGCAATGGGACATCAACTGAGCCCTCTAGCCGTACCCACGACCTATTTCTCTTGACTCATTACTGGGTCTTCAAGGTGGCCCGTGGTGTCCTTCTGGAGACCGGAACCGGGGTAGATTATGCCTTTCTCAACCGGGCTTTTGGAGGCTTCCGAACGAGGGTGCAAAGTGACTCCGAATCCGAAGTGGAGCCCGAGAGATCCCAAAACGATCTCGAAGCCAATGTTGAGGAAGAGCCCATCCGTGATGTCAATTTGAAGATACTCCGGAGGTCGACTCGTGCTACTCGGGAGAGCTCGGAGGTAGAGACAGGCGAGTCAACGGGGATCCAGACTCCGTTGTCCGATGatgacggcgaagaagacgctTTGGCATTGCCAGATATCGATGATGACAGTGAGAACGAGGTCGGCCTCCCcattgaagaggaggaggacgaagacgaagacgaggaagatgaagatgaagatgaagatgaagaagagctcGATCTAGACCTGAGTAGTTCTGCCGATGACAGTGACGACTCCGAGGACGCCGATCATATATTCAGGGAGTATGGTCTTCAGCCCCGAGAAAGGGAGTACGTGGACGTTGATGTTCCCTGTTCCTCGCATACCCGAGTCTACATGGGCCACTGCAACATCAAGACTGTCAAGGACGTCAATTACTTTGGACTGGACGACGAGTACGTAGTGAGCGGCAGCGACTCTGGCCACATTTTCATTTGGGACCGGAAATCCTGCAAGCTAGTCAACATCCTCGAGGGTGATAGTGAAGTAGTCAATGTTGTACAAGGTAAGAATTCCCCCAACCATGGGCATACAAATTGCTCTTATGAGGGTATTGAAGCCAACGGTCCTTTGCAGGTCACCCGTATGAACCTACCATTGCAGCCTCGGGAATCGACAACACCATTAAGGTCTTCTCGCCCGACCGACGTGCTCAGGAAGATGCTCGGCGTGGTATCAACATCTTGGATCCTGACAACCCGGCCAACACGCTTGGATTTGGACCGAATGTCAGCACCATCGGTGGTCTGGGGAGTCGCAAGCGATTGCATGATAGTTATCGGATCACGAGCCAGAACGATGTAGACCGACAAGGCGGCATGAGCGAAGCATACATTACTGTAGGTATACCTGAATCAGTATTTCAGCTACGACAGAGCATCGGGCTTACGTTCACTATGAAATAGAGGCACATGCTGGCCCGCCTGGCGGCAACCTTGCGAGACCAACGGCACGGTGTAACGGTGGACGAAGGAGGCGAACATGCTACGCTTGTTCTGGATGACAACAGCTGCAATGTATGTGCAATATGGATCCAACCATCTCTAACAGCTCCCCTCTCGACTAACTAATTGGAATCCAGGTGATGTGATCTGACCTCTTTGACTGGACTAATGCGAGGGTGTCTCGGGCTGCCTACTATCCGAACTGCACCCGTTGACAGGATTCgtattcttttctcttcctctaaCCTCCAGCTTTACCTTCGTCGttgttattaataatagattctAGCCCCCGCGTCATCGTCCTGTGTCTGTTTCGCGGTCGCTTTCCAGCAGTTCTGGCCACAGCCCGTGCATTTCGGTTATGGAGCAAGGAGCCGGCGTTTTCTGAgggcaaaagcaaagcagttGAATTAAATAATCGGATACTCTCTTCAAATGTATAGCAGCAGAGCAGCGTAGCAGGTCAGCTTAGTCCAAATCATCTTCCTGACTAGGGCTTCAATTCTAGTATTCATAGTCTATCACCACGTGACCCTTATCGACTCCCCCGCATTTGTCCCCTCCAATTTTTGGCTTTTTTTCACTTTgccttccatcttcccatcttgCGTCTTAATTCTCAACCTCCAACTCGATTGCTACTCGCAATTGAAAATGCAGGCCCTACAGGATCGAGCGGATATTACCGCTCGTCTCTTCGCTGACCCTCACAACCCACACCTGTACTACAAACGAGGCCTTGTCCACCAAACCCTGGGCTTTCCCGATCTCGCATCCGCCGACGCATACCGCGCCCTCTCCCTACTTGATTCGGTCGTCGATCCTGATGGCTGCGAGTTTCACGCCACACGGCGCATCCaagatgcagcagatgcaCCTGCGGCAACTgtggaggacgacgatgatgaagaagataattTCACTCCCATCACACAAGACGAGTACGATTCCATAATCGGGGACGTCTACGCCCTTCTCGTGCGCAGCCTGGTCGACTGTGGCTGTTTCCGCGACGCCTTCGAATTCTGCGTCCGTGGACAGGGTCTTCTAGAGGACATGCCACAGAACGAGCGCAACGTCTCCGCGCAAGCCGTGCTCAAAGACCAGCTGGCCATCATCCGGAAGAACTACGAAGCCCGTCAAGGAACCACCACCGGAGACGCCAACATCAACCCCAGCGCTCTGAACGCGCAAGGCTTCGCCCGCCGAGTCCTCTACCCCTGGAACGAGCACGAACCGGACCGCAAGTCCCCCGAGACTCTGCAGCTCCTGAACGAGCGCCTCAAGACCGTTGCGCCCAAATGCGAAGTCCGCGCCGTCGCCTTGCCCGCTTTAcacggcaccaccaccaccaccgaggaCGAAGTCTCCGTCCAACTCGGCCTCTTCGCCAAAGAAGACATCGCCCCCAATGAAATCATCCTCCGCGAATCCTCCCTTCTCACCGCCACCAACCGCCTGCACGACGACCTCTGCGACGCCTGCAACGCCCCGCTCCCCGATCTCTCCTCCCCGAACCCCCCCGTCGCGTGCGACGGCTGCGCAGACACCATCTTCTGCTCACAGGCCTGCCACGACGACGCGCAGCGCATCTACCACGGCGCCGTCTGCGGCCTGATGGAGAACCTCGAATCCATCGGCAAAGACATCCCTGAccccaaggacaaggccgattacctctacctccttcttctgggccGCACGCTCGCCATGGCCGCTACTCAGGAGCTGCACCCGCTCGATCTCCCCGAAGTGAAATACATCTGGGGTGATTTCCACGACCTCGACCTCAACGACACCAATACCACTAGTGAAGACCCAACGGcaaccctccccttctccttccagctcaacatcctccaacCAATGCGTCTCCTCGAAGAAATGGAAATAGACCCTTACGCTGCCATCCCCCGCTTCGACACCTGGGTCTTGAATACCCTCTACGCTAAATTCAGGGGTACCGCATCGGGCCGGCTCTCGACGTGGGACGGTGGTCCGGAGCTCTGTGCTGTGCATCCGCTTTGGTGTCTGGCGAATCATTCCTGTGATCCGAATGTGAGGTGGGAGTGGGGTGGGGAGATTACCTTCCGGGCTAGGGAGGAGAGTGAACGGGCGGTTTGGAAGAGGGTtaagggtgagggtgagagtGTGCctgagggaagaaggagacagGAGGCGGGGATtaagaaggatgaggagattctTAATCATTATTGTGATATTGGGTTGGATGttaaggagaggagggagtgggCTAGGGGCGCGTTGGGCGGTTGGTGTTTGTGTGAGAGGTGTGTTTGGGAGGCGGGGGAGAAGTGACCTTTCCGCCTGTTGTGGTTTGCGTTTggtagagggaggaggttggttcAATGGGGTTAGGATCTTGGTAGAGGAGTTGGGTTTGTGGTTGGATGAAAATAGAGGTTTATATAGTGGTAGTGAAACATGGTTGGATACACATAGATAGAGATACCCAGGttgatagaagaagaagaaaagaatggaagTGGATATCATTATAATGCCTGTCTTGCTGAACGGATCAACCCATATGTGATTCCAgtcttttttttagaaaaatagaaattcTGAAAGCAAGGACAAACCTACAACTGGACAAATACGTGAGTAACAGCCTGTATGTATACCAGCCAGCAATCCGTGTACCTAGTACTTACCAACAATTCATACTATATCATAGTTGAAATCCAACTCTTCACTTTTACATTGTATGATACACTATGTGTCTGTTTACAATGCATCAATGCAATAAGTACTTATTTATCAATACATCCATAATGtaatataaagtaaaaaaaaaaaaaccctTCCTTGAATGTCAAATCTTGATTTCAACCCGGTATAGAACAAACCTAAGCCAAGCCCTAAACATATACCCTGCAAATAAAGTCCATCTAATTCCACCTTTCTCGCTTCCTATCACCCATTACATACAACTTTTCCCCACCCTAATCGCGCACCCGACGGGGAGGTGTCCTAGACGGAGACCTACGCCGTCTGGGCGGCGGAGACCTTGACGGGGACAACGAGTCAGAGTAtctccgacgacgaggagcagCATCGCTACGGCTACTgccgccaccaccgcgcGGCGGGGtaagagagcgagagcgcGAACGCGAGACAGAAGCGTCACGGGGAGCACGACGACTAGGCGGGGCACGACGTTCAGGAGTACGAGAACGTGATCGAGACCCGGAGACACTCCTTTCGACCCGccggcggggaggaggaggcgacCGAGACTCTGAGTACCGAGCGGCTCCTCCGGCGGGGCGacgtggaggaggggaaacgGATCGAGAGACGGACCTGGTGTAGCTTCTGTCTCGGCGAGCGTGGGTGTCCCGTTTGCTGCGAGGCGGAGGGGTGACGGAGCGGGAGAGCGAGCGTCGGGGGGAGCGGGAATCGTAGGAGCGATCGCGtgtccgacgaggagggggtgTGGGGGACACGGAGGATCGCCTGCGGGGGGACCGACTGTATGAGACGGAGCGTCGGCGGGATTTGGGCGCCGGGGATCGGGATCTGGAGCGCGAAGGAGTGTAGCTGTAGCTGCGGCGAGAGGATCCGGAGACGGACCGGCTGTAGGATCGGCCGCGGCTGACGGAGCGTCTGCGGCCACGGccgggggagggagagcggGAGTAGGAGTAAGAGCgggagcgagagcgagagcgaggagTACAGGTTGAGCAGCTGGTTGGGTGGGATACCACGGActcggagtcggagtcggcGCCGGCATCGCGTTGGGGCAATGCGGGCATGGTGGGCTTGGGGAGGTTCTTCAAGTGCTCGCGCATGTCCTCGGTCAGCATACCCATGCCGATGCTGGTGAAGTAGTTGATCGAGAAGCGGGTGTTGCGGGGGTTGTCCAGTGGGAAGAGGCCCTCGAAGCTGGGGCGCAGGATTTCGTCCCGCATGCGTTCCTGCAGCTTCGGCAGGCCCATGTGCTCTCCGAGGTCTTGGAAGAGGATCTTGATGAAGATACGGCTGCTGGATGTCGTCTCCTCCTCGTTCATGTGGATGATTGACATGACATGCCAGCCAATCGCGTCAGTGCTGATCATATGGCCGAAGAACCGAGCAATGTTGCGGAGTCGGTTTGTCTCGTAGCGGTGGATTGTGTCATAGTACTTGGCGAATGCAGCTTCGAAGAGGTCAGACCAAAGGCGGTTGATCTTTGCGAATCGTTCACCGATCAAGCCGTAGAACTTCGAATACGTGCGCTCCTGGGAGCAACATTCGATGATCATCGATGGGAGCTCGGGCTCGAGGCCAGCGGGCAACGAGATCTTCATCAACTTGTGACAGCATTCTTCGAAGTCGATACTCGACATGATCGTCAGGTATATCGTCCTCCGCAGGTTCACAAGATCTGTGTTAGTCTGATCCTTGATATCCATCTTccgctcttcctccgactCTTCATCGGAGCTCTCATCTgactcgtcttcatcgtcctcctcgtcgtcactgCCCTCGCCCAGAATCTCTGCCTTCAGCTTTTTGTAGGCCTCCTCGTGCTCCTCCCATTCGGCATCGTACTTGAAGATATTGAGGGAATCTTGCGTCTCAATTTCGTCATCAAGTCCGATCTGGTGTGTGATttggtcctcctcctcgatcAGGTCCAACTCTTCCTTGATCGCCGGATTATCCTTGTACCTATCCTTCCGAACCTGGAACAACACCTCGATCATATACTGTACTCGCTTATCGATGTCGGCTTCGTGAAGGATATTCCGGAATTGGTCAAACACCGCCAGGGCAATAGGACCGCTCATCTCCTCTAGATGCTGACCAACCTCTCGAGTCAGGCCGACGGCGATTTCAACACTGTCATCTGTGGGCTTGTGAAGCAGCAACAGAAGAATCTGCGCGGCCAGCATCTCGTGCGCGACCTGCTGGTTGCACAGATGGGCAATGAACGTCGTGGAAGATATGCAGACTGCCTTGTCGTTTCTCTTGAACGCCTTTCGGAACTGGACAATGAGACGGTTGAGCAGCAGCTCGCCGACTTGGGGCAATTTAGTGTTGACAATAGCCGCCATCGCAGCGTAGATAGGTGTGAATGGCAAACTGGCCGCCTGGGCTTTCATGATACTTCTGCAAAACAGACCGCGACCGCGCACCAAGTTCTCGCCAAAGAGCTCCGGGACGATAAACTTGATGTTGGAAACGTTAACCTTGTTGATGAGACCGTTGATCGACTTCTTGAGAGCCTCCCACGCCATCCGCTGGTACTCCTTGCTGGTCTTGTCCGTGATCTGTGCCTGCAGCGCCCGTAGTCGCGCGGGAGGAATATAGGTACCACCCGATCGCATGTTTAAAAGCTTCTCATATTCTGCTTTGGCCGCAGcttgcttttcctcctccgtcaTCGGCTTTCGAGcagcctcctgcttctcatGTTGGCGGAGGCGCTCCGCGAGCTGTCGCTCTCTTTCAATCGCACGTTCGGGATCGATGCGCGGCGCATCCGCACCGTCTTTAAGTGAATCACCCGGGGGCGAGCGACGACGATTCGGCGAAGGAGACCGAGAGGGAGGTGAGCGTTTGCGGGAACCCGAGGCCTGAGGAGAGTAGGAAGTGCCTGGGGGCGGAGTAGGCACTCGCACCGCCGACTGCAAGACAACAGGGTCCGTCATATTCCTTTGCAGTCCACCGGAAAGAAATGGCTGTCAGTCGTGACGTCCGCAGAGAACACGACGTTGAACTGAAGCTCCATCGGGATGAGGCGTGAGGCGGCGAAGAAAGGTCTTAGCGCGTCGGTCACGTGAGAGCTTAGTCGCCAGGCTGGCGTCGGCCGCTCTCTACTATCGCCATGGGATGAGGAAGTGCTAAACAGACCAGCCGCCATCATCGCAGCAATTGTCACGCAGAAAACTCTCCTGGTAGCGCATCATCATTATGGTATACTTTTCGCATCCTGCCCTACAGCATTTGGAAATGTTTGAAACGCTGACTTGAATTGCGCCGTAGCTGGGCTCTATCGTCGGATCCGCCATGCTCCTGGTCGCTACTGCGATCTTTCTCTACTACACCACCTGGACTTTGTTGATGGTACGTCTTCGCACCTGGATATGATTGCTTTTCTACAACACCTGCTAATATTTGTTTCCGCTAGCCCTTCGTCGACCCGGGTCACCCTCTCCAcgatctcttccctccccgtGTCTGGGCCATCCGTATCCCCGTTTTCCTTACTCTGCTCGGTTCCGCCGTGGTTGGCACGTTCATAGGAATTGTGATGAtcaacagcaacaagaagaaggcagctaAGGCTAAGGCcgcggccaagaagaagacctaAGCtcccaaagaaaaagaaaaccgaCGTGGCGTTTGGAGGATGAGTTGGGTGGTAAACATGGCGACTCGAAACAGGTGGCATCATCTTATTCTGCATGTAACATTACTTTTGTCtgtccttgttcttctcaaGCTTTCCCCTTGATTGGGTTGTTCTGTCAGCACAGCGTTCAATTACACCATCCGCATTCCTCGCATTCTGCAAGCGTGCCGCGTGGTGAGGTAGGAAGGGGGAGGCGACGGCAAATGACGAGTGTAGGCCCAGATGCTGCCCGGTCACTGGGTGAAGCGTTCCTGGTTTCTCTTGTGCCTTACCCAGGGCAACAAGATACATGCTTAGCCGAGTCTATGCGTTACCCTTCCAAATGGGGGGCCATGGCCACTATGTAATCTTTCAGTCATGGGCCAGTGTCTCAACCGATGACGATTGAGGGGGACCTTACAGACGATGGCAGTGCTCTTTCGCCATGCAGCCCCGTGACTCACTTCCGGCGACCAGCCACATCTGGCATCGGTTCTACCGCATTCCGGGCTTGAAACTATGTGATTGGTCTGAGACTATTGGCGGCTAGACCGTTGGGGAGGGACCCATCCAGGGAAACGGCCAGCCATGAATAGAAGGTCCGGCCCAACTAACTTGCCCCAGGTTCAAGTTCCAGCTGGCCCTGGGACAACACATGTTTTGTTAgttccggtggtggtggctgtcTGGCTGCCGTGCCCAGGGCCCTCACGTGATGGGAGTGAGCCGTGTTTTGGACGTTCGATAGTTTGCAGTGTTTGTTGAAAGGATACCCCTCATGCAGGCAGTTCAGCACCAATGGGGA
This genomic window contains:
- a CDS encoding WD repeat-containing protein (COG:S;~EggNog:ENOG410PK2D;~InterPro:IPR015943,IPR001680,IPR036322,IPR017986;~PFAM:PF00400;~go_function: GO:0005515 - protein binding [Evidence IEA]), with the translated sequence MKESLYDRIWRRELGEDSRFASIHGLYGSKDWVENLDIVNELGGHSGCVNALSWSRSGQLLASGSDDQHLNIYSYQPDSSTAPFSLNTTVATGHSANIFSVKFMPHSNDRTLVTCAGDSQVRIFDIEYSSNSSNSVDATSAFSASARSRRFNNFFNNARYLNAGNTNVRVYRSHADRVKRIVIESSPYLFLTCSEDGEVRQWDLRQPSSAYPKPRGGQGYMAFRPGQEHDDSNVPPPLISYKKHRLDLNTISCSPSQPHYIALGGAHLHCFLHDRRMLGRDLMTERGDPGASPGSSSHGEQLMDQATRCVRRFAPNGQQRMKTRDDGHITACKISDANPNEMVVSWSGDHIYSFDLIRSPDAREDASKRQSSARTTPVPRRRRGSKTRKRKRQNGTSMSSQSSGNQTRPRRRPRERHDEGELAFRVRYGNGESEDIPLPSLTEHHAEVPQRLLEQSRLSVLNEAQKLSMRIAKDMVKLRKAMFSLETSLREEYETSNQADLTPFTESFSTVLTLASICLPQMDEIMRTWRYPVNPTPDIVRFQQTLRRNRQTSWRFIQAAGTVARVLGGEVQYSPGDVDRDMEPFQQIHSPPLERTVDHKEQFGYDFIKAILLFVEGGRQALLAGFKKDAASRGNLSRFPIAETADEDAIESVLIPYLQRLAGDVPVVNVDASRFEHDDARILFPTQRHAVAAFANVVKYPVENLVDTDPTMRNGTSTEPSSRTHDLFLLTHYWVFKVARGVLLETGTGVDYAFLNRAFGGFRTRVQSDSESEVEPERSQNDLEANVEEEPIRDVNLKILRRSTRATRESSEVETGESTGIQTPLSDDDGEEDALALPDIDDDSENEVGLPIEEEEDEDEDEEDEDEDEDEEELDLDLSSSADDSDDSEDADHIFREYGLQPREREYVDVDVPCSSHTRVYMGHCNIKTVKDVNYFGLDDEYVVSGSDSGHIFIWDRKSCKLVNILEGDSEVVNVVQGHPYEPTIAASGIDNTIKVFSPDRRAQEDARRGINILDPDNPANTLGFGPNVSTIGGLGSRKRLHDSYRITSQNDVDRQGGMSEAYITRHMLARLAATLRDQRHGVTVDEGGEHATLVLDDNSCNVM
- a CDS encoding putative MYND domain protein (COG:S;~EggNog:ENOG410PM06;~InterPro:IPR001214,IPR002893;~PFAM:PF00856;~go_function: GO:0005515 - protein binding [Evidence IEA]); protein product: MQALQDRADITARLFADPHNPHLYYKRGLVHQTLGFPDLASADAYRALSLLDSVVDPDGCEFHATRRIQDAADAPAATVEDDDDEEDNFTPITQDEYDSIIGDVYALLVRSLVDCGCFRDAFEFCVRGQGLLEDMPQNERNVSAQAVLKDQLAIIRKNYEARQGTTTGDANINPSALNAQGFARRVLYPWNEHEPDRKSPETLQLLNERLKTVAPKCEVRAVALPALHGTTTTTEDEVSVQLGLFAKEDIAPNEIILRESSLLTATNRLHDDLCDACNAPLPDLSSPNPPVACDGCADTIFCSQACHDDAQRIYHGAVCGLMENLESIGKDIPDPKDKADYLYLLLLGRTLAMAATQELHPLDLPEVKYIWGDFHDLDLNDTNTTSEDPTATLPFSFQLNILQPMRLLEEMEIDPYAAIPRFDTWVLNTLYAKFRGTASGRLSTWDGGPELCAVHPLWCLANHSCDPNVRWEWGGEITFRAREESERAVWKRVKGEGESVPEGRRRQEAGIKKDEEILNHYCDIGLDVKERREWARGALGGWCLCERCVWEAGEK
- the CWC22 gene encoding pre-mRNA-splicing factor cwc22 (BUSCO:EOG09263WM5;~COG:S;~EggNog:ENOG410PHRN;~InterPro:IPR016024,IPR016021,IPR003890,IPR003891;~PFAM:PF02847;~go_function: GO:0003723 - RNA binding [Evidence IEA];~go_function: GO:0005515 - protein binding [Evidence IEA]), whose amino-acid sequence is MTDPVVLQSAVRVPTPPPGTSYSPQASGSRKRSPPSRSPSPNRRRSPPGDSLKDGADAPRIDPERAIERERQLAERLRQHEKQEAARKPMTEEEKQAAAKAEYEKLLNMRSGGTYIPPARLRALQAQITDKTSKEYQRMAWEALKKSINGLINKVNVSNIKFIVPELFGENLVRGRGLFCRSIMKAQAASLPFTPIYAAMAAIVNTKLPQVGELLLNRLIVQFRKAFKRNDKAVCISSTTFIAHLCNQQVAHEMLAAQILLLLLHKPTDDSVEIAVGLTREVGQHLEEMSGPIALAVFDQFRNILHEADIDKRVQYMIEVLFQVRKDRYKDNPAIKEELDLIEEEDQITHQIGLDDEIETQDSLNIFKYDAEWEEHEEAYKKLKAEILGEGSDDEEDDEDESDESSDEESEEERKMDIKDQTNTDLVNLRRTIYLTIMSSIDFEECCHKLMKISLPAGLEPELPSMIIECCSQERTYSKFYGLIGERFAKINRLWSDLFEAAFAKYYDTIHRYETNRLRNIARFFGHMISTDAIGWHVMSIIHMNEEETTSSSRIFIKILFQDLGEHMGLPKLQERMRDEILRPSFEGLFPLDNPRNTRFSINYFTSIGMGMLTEDMREHLKNLPKPTMPALPQRDAGADSDSESVVSHPTSCSTCTPRSRSRSRSYSYSRSPSPGRGRRRSVSRGRSYSRSVSGSSRRSYSYTPSRSRSRSPAPKSRRRSVSYSRSPRRRSSVSPTPPPRRTRDRSYDSRSPRRSLSRSVTPPPRSKRDTHARRDRSYTRSVSRSVSPPPRRPAGGAARYSESRSPPPPRRRVERSVSGSRSRSRTPERRAPPSRRAPRDASVSRSRSRSLTPPRGGGGSSRSDAAPRRRRYSDSLSPSRSPPPRRRRSPSRTPPRRVRD
- a CDS encoding dolichol phosphate-mannose biosynthesis regulatory protein (COG:O;~EggNog:ENOG410PREN;~InterPro:IPR009914;~PFAM:PF07297;~TransMembrane:2 (i9-30o50-71i);~go_component: GO:0030176 - integral component of endoplasmic reticulum membrane [Evidence IEA];~go_function: GO:0030234 - enzyme regulator activity [Evidence IEA];~go_process: GO:0019348 - dolichol metabolic process [Evidence IEA]); translation: MLGSIVGSAMLLVATAIFLYYTTWTLLMPFVDPGHPLHDLFPPRVWAIRIPVFLTLLGSAVVGTFIGIVMINSNKKKAAKAKAAAKKKT